The DNA window GCACCTCGCGCCGGTCGCGCGGATCGGCCACCCTGCGGAGCAGCCCGGTCGCCTCCAGCCGGTCGCAGAGGCGGCTGGCAGAGGAGGGCACCACGTCCAACAGCTCAGCCAACCGGTTGACGTTGGTCTCCGCCCGGCTGCTGATCAGCGCCAGGACCCGCAACTGGGTCGGCGGCACCGGGTGTCGCGACGCCGCCGACTCGAGCACGGCGATCAGCGTCTCGGCTGCCGTGTCGATCGCCGAGGCGAGATCCGCAGGTCGCTCCACCCGATGTCCCCTGCCGTCGTCGCGCTGATGCCCGCCCGGTGGAGCGGCGGCGACTCTCACCCGCCGTCCCGTTCGCGCGGACCGTGCCAGTCCAGGCAGACCACGACGGCATCGTCGCGCAGATCGGAGTCCACGTGGTAGGCATGCAGTTCGCGCATCACCGTACCAACCGCCTCGGTCGCCGGCTGCAACCGCGTGGCGCGCAGGGAACGGGTCATCATCCGCTGCCCGTACGGCTCCCGGCCCACCGGCTCGGCGGCCCATACCCCGTCGCTGACCACGAAGACGCG is part of the Micromonospora cremea genome and encodes:
- a CDS encoding MarR family winged helix-turn-helix transcriptional regulator — encoded protein: MERPADLASAIDTAAETLIAVLESAASRHPVPPTQLRVLALISSRAETNVNRLAELLDVVPSSASRLCDRLEATGLLRRVADPRDRREVRLVPTAAAQTLLRELAERRQRAVQVVLDRMPPRVQHDLLLALLAFGRAATQAAPEQQTDSAVRTA